The nucleotide window TGAGTGAGATGGGCTATCGCTTCCAGTTCATTACCCTGGCCGGCATCCACAGCATGTGGTTCAACATGTTTGACCTTGCGCATGCCTACGCGCAGGGAGAGGGTATGCGCCATTACGTGGAAAAAGTGCAGCAGCCGGAGTTCGCCGCCCGCGAACAGGGCTACACCTTCTCCTCTCATCAGCAGGAGGTGGGCACTGGTTACTTTGACCGTATCACCACGGTGATCCAGGGCGGTGAATCCTCTGTTACCGCGCTGACAGGCTCTACCGAAGCCGCCCAGTTCTGATCCGTCACGCTGGCCCAGGGAGGGGCCCTGTTTACCGGAGCGATGCCGATGTCACCCAGAGAGTCTCTGATCGCCCAGACCATTCTGCAGGGCTTTGATGCTCAGTATGGTCGTTTCCTGGATATCACCGCCGGTGCGCAGCAGCGCTTTGAGCAGGCAGACTGGCAGGCCGTGCAGCAGGCCATGAAAGCGCGCATTCATCTGTATGACCATCACGTTGGGCTGGTGGCAAACCAGTTACGCATTCTCAATGAAATGGCGGACTGGGACGCGGCCTTCTGGCTGCGGGTCAAAAACCACTATGCCACGCTGCTGCCGGGTTATCCGCGCCATGAAATTGCCGAAAGCTTTTTCAACTCTGTCTACTGCCGCCTGCAGGGGCATAACGATATGTCGCCGGAGCGCCTGTTTATCTTTCCTTCGCAGCCGGTTGCGCCCGCGCCGATGCCGCAGCGGCCGCTGTCACGCCTGTACCGGCGGCAGCAGAGCTGGCAGGAGACGCTGCGACAGCTGCTGGATGACATTCCGCTGCGCCTGCCGTGGCAGGATCAGACGCGCGATATCGGCTGGATTGTGCGCCACCTGCACGAACAGTTCAGTGCGGCACAGCTGGCACATGCCACGCTGGATGTCGCCAGTGAACTGTTTTACCGCAACAAAACCGCCTGGATTGTTGCCCGCCTGCAGCTGAGTGACGGTGGAATGGTGCCGTGCCTGCTGCCGATTCAGCGTGATGACGCCGGACGCTTATGGATCGATACCTGTCTGACTGACAGCAACGACGCCAGCATCGTGTTCGGCTTTGCACGCGCCTACTTCATGGTATATGCCCCGGTACCGGCGGCGCTGGTGGCGTGGCTGCAGCCCATCCTGCCGGGGAAAACCGTGGCCGAGCGCTATATGGCGATTGGCTGTCAGAAGCACGGCAAAACCGAATGCTACCGCGAATATCTGCACTATCTGGCCCACAGTCAGGAGGCGTTCACGATTGCGCCCGGCGTGCGCGGTATGGTGATGCTGGTCTTTACGCTGCCAGGATTTGATCGTGTGTTCAAAGTGATCAAAGACCGTTTCGCCCCGCAGAAAGAGGTCACCGATGCGCAGGTGCGCGCCTGCTACCGGCTGGTGAAAGAGCACGATCGCGTCGGGCGCATGGCCGATACGCAGGAGTTCGAATCGTTTGCGCTGCCGCGGGCGCGCATCCCGGACGCACTGCTGGCGGAGTTCAAACGCGATATTCCGGAGAAAATCGAGCTGCGGGAGGATGTGGTGATTATCCGACACCTGTGGCTGGAGCGCCGCATGGAGCCGCTCAATCTGTGGCTGATGCAGGCCACGCCAGAACAGCGCCAGCACGCCATTGAAGAGTACGGCGATGCCATCTGTCAGCTGGCGGCGGCAAACATCTTCCCTGGCGATATGCTGTTTAAAAACTTCGGCATGACGCGTCACGGGCGCGTGGTGTTCTACGATTACGATGAAATTCGTCCGATGACCGAACTGGTGTTCCGCGATGTGCCGCCTGCGCGCTATGAAGAAGATGAGCTGCAGGCCGAACCCTGGTATAGCGTTGGGCCGGACGATGTCTTCCCGGAAACCTTTCGCTATGCGCTGTGCAGCGAACCGGCGACCGGAAAGCTGCTGCAGGCGCTGCATCCGCAGCTGTTTGATGCCGGCTGGTGGCGGGCACTGCAGGCGCGCATCCGCGCCGGACATATTGAAGAGGTGATCGCCTGGCGCACGGCACAGCGCTTTAGCACGCGCTATGCCACGGTGGCGGCTTAGCGGCCAGAATAGGTCTGCGTCACCTGTCTGGCGGCGCGGATCACCAGCGCCCCCAGTTCGGTAATGCGGTCGTCGGTCATACGCGCCAGCGGGCCGGAGATCGAGATAGCGGCAAAGGGTTCGCCGTGTTCGTCATAAATCGGCGCGGCCACGCAGCGCAAGCCAAGCGCGTGCTCTTCGTCATCATGCGAAAAGCCCATTTTGCGGATCAGCGTCAGGTTCTCTTTCAGGCTGTGCGGCGACATCAGCGTTTTCGGCGTGTAGTAATGCAGGCCTTTCTGATGCAGCAGGGCGGTCACCTGCTCATCGGTCAGGTGGGCAAGAAACGCTTTGCCGGCGCCGGAAGCGTGCATCGGCAGTTTGCCGCCAATCGGTGCTGACATGCGCATCAGCTGGGTGCACTGCACCTGGTCGATAATTACCGCCTGATAGTCGCTGAGATCCAGCACCGCCAGGTTAACGGTCTCGCCTGCGTCCTCCATCAGCCGGCGCAGGATTGGATGCACGATGGCCAGTAAGTTGCGGCTCTGCAGGAAGCTGCTGCCAACGACAAACGCATGAGAGCCAATGGTCCAGAGCCCAAGATCGCCCACCTGATGCACAAAGCCCTGCTGCTGCATGGTGGTCAGCAGGCGGTGCGTGGTGGAATTGGGCAAACCGGCCTGCTGCGCCAGTTCGGTCAGCGCCACGCTGCCATGCGATTCCGCAATCAGCTCAAGCAGACGCAGGCCGCGCGTCAGGGACTGCACCTGGCCACCGGCAGGGGCGCTGGCTGCGCCAGAAGTGCGGGGCTTTTTACCGCGTTTGGCGGGAACCGGGGTTGCCATAACGTCTCCACGTTTGCTGTAAATGTGGAAACCATTTTCGTTTCAAACGCGCTGAATGCAAACCCTCCCTTACTGGTCGGATCTGTAACCTCACCGTGCTGTCACATTGCACCGCCGCTGGCTTTTGCTCCTGAGAAAGTTGTGCCAGTATGATTCGCTGGCATTCAGCCAGATCGATGACGTGGGCGGGGCGAGAGTGAGCGACAAAACAGCAATGCTGCATCAGCAGCTGGCACAGCGCATCCTGATTCTGGATGGCGGCATGGGCACCATGATCCAGAGTTATAACCTGAGCGAGCAGGATTTTCGCGGCAGCCGCTTTGCCGACTGGCCTGCCGATGTAAAGGGCAACAACGATCTGCTGGTGCTGACCAAGCCGGAGGTCATCCGCGAGATCCATCACGCCTACCTGGCCGCCGGGGCCGACATTCTCGAAACCAATACCTTTAACGCCACGCCGATTGCCATGGCGGACTACGCCATGGAAGCGCTCTCCGCTGAGATCAACCTTGAAGCGGCAAAGCTGGCGCGCGCCTGCGCGGACGCATGGACGGCCCGCACCCCGGATCGGCCGCGTTATGTGGCTGGCGTGCTCGGCCCGACCAACCGCACCTGCTCGATCTCGCCGGATGTGAACGATCCCGCCTTTCGCAATATCACGTTCAGCCAGCTGGTGGACGCATACCGGGAATCCACTCATGCGCTGATCGCCGGCGGCGTGGATATCATTATGATCGAAACCGTCTTCGACACGCTTAACGCCAAAGCGGCGATTTATGCCGTGCAGACAGAGATGGAAGCCATGGGCGTGACGCTGCCGCTGATGATCTCCGGCACCATTACCGACGCCTCGGGCCGCACGCTTTCCGGCCAGACCACCGAAGGGTTTTACAACTCGCTGCGCCATGCACAGCCGCTGTCGTTTGGCCTGAACTGCGCCCTCGGCCCGGATGAGCTGCGTCAGTACGTGCAGGAGCTGTCGCGCATCGCGGAAGGGTATGTCACGGCACACCCTAACGCCGGCCTGCCTAACGCCTTCGGTGAGTACGATCTGGATGCGGCCACTATGGCTGCGCAGATTGGCGAATGGGCGCGCGCCGGTTTTCTTAACATTATCGGCGGCTGCTGCGGCACCACGCCGGAACACATCGCCGCGATGGCCGCTGCCGTGGAAGGGGTGGCTCCGCGTGCGCTACCGGTGATTCCGGTGGCCTGCCGCCTGTCCGGTCTGGAACCGCTGAATATTCAGGCTGACTCGCTGTTTGTCAACGTCGGTGAGCGCA belongs to Candidatus Pantoea soli and includes:
- the aceK gene encoding bifunctional isocitrate dehydrogenase kinase/phosphatase; the encoded protein is MSPRESLIAQTILQGFDAQYGRFLDITAGAQQRFEQADWQAVQQAMKARIHLYDHHVGLVANQLRILNEMADWDAAFWLRVKNHYATLLPGYPRHEIAESFFNSVYCRLQGHNDMSPERLFIFPSQPVAPAPMPQRPLSRLYRRQQSWQETLRQLLDDIPLRLPWQDQTRDIGWIVRHLHEQFSAAQLAHATLDVASELFYRNKTAWIVARLQLSDGGMVPCLLPIQRDDAGRLWIDTCLTDSNDASIVFGFARAYFMVYAPVPAALVAWLQPILPGKTVAERYMAIGCQKHGKTECYREYLHYLAHSQEAFTIAPGVRGMVMLVFTLPGFDRVFKVIKDRFAPQKEVTDAQVRACYRLVKEHDRVGRMADTQEFESFALPRARIPDALLAEFKRDIPEKIELREDVVIIRHLWLERRMEPLNLWLMQATPEQRQHAIEEYGDAICQLAAANIFPGDMLFKNFGMTRHGRVVFYDYDEIRPMTELVFRDVPPARYEEDELQAEPWYSVGPDDVFPETFRYALCSEPATGKLLQALHPQLFDAGWWRALQARIRAGHIEEVIAWRTAQRFSTRYATVAA
- the iclR gene encoding glyoxylate bypass operon transcriptional repressor IclR, coding for MATPVPAKRGKKPRTSGAASAPAGGQVQSLTRGLRLLELIAESHGSVALTELAQQAGLPNSTTHRLLTTMQQQGFVHQVGDLGLWTIGSHAFVVGSSFLQSRNLLAIVHPILRRLMEDAGETVNLAVLDLSDYQAVIIDQVQCTQLMRMSAPIGGKLPMHASGAGKAFLAHLTDEQVTALLHQKGLHYYTPKTLMSPHSLKENLTLIRKMGFSHDDEEHALGLRCVAAPIYDEHGEPFAAISISGPLARMTDDRITELGALVIRAARQVTQTYSGR